In Prionailurus viverrinus isolate Anna chromosome D1, UM_Priviv_1.0, whole genome shotgun sequence, the DNA window CACCAAACCTAAGGCAAAAATTCCTCCCTAATCCCAtataattttttcctactttcaaaATCTGTGAGTATCTGTAACATGTGTACTTTTGCAATAAACAACTTAAGAAAGTTTCGTCCAATCTTGGAGTACTTTTGAACTCTTTAACAAACAATTTCCTGTTATAAAACATGGCCTCATTTCCACATTCATTTGTTAATAGTTATTTATCAGAGATCTATTCTGTGCCAGAAATATCCTACATATTAGacacaaagacataaagaaaatagATGTGGTTCTTCCTTCACTGATAACAGACTCtttttttggaagaagaaaaaagaaaactcattgcaaatcatataatgaatataatgtataaagaataaaaaaacagttTCATAAAGAGAGGGTCATACTTTGAATTGAGGGTATAGATAATCTAtgaggaaattataaaaaaggtGAATAGAAATGAGTTATATGAAATTTAAGTCAAGAGCAGTCTAAGGAAAGGGGACAGATAATGAAAACttacaagaaatagaaaaatttgtaAATCCAACAAATTTTCAGAAGGCCAATTTGGTTGTAGTTTGATTATCTGACAAtgttggagagacagagacggtcTAGAGCATGTATTGTTTTATATTATGTACtttattgatttaattatttaaaatattaattatagtcCCAAAGAAATTCAAGTTCATATTTAAAAGACACATTACTTCAttctattcttctttttaaaaaaataactcgcACAGATGATCAGTTAGAAAGCagcaaaagtaaacatttagaaaCTAAACAGTTTCTTGCAGTATTTTACTAAAGAGATGCTAGTGAGGTGTTAGGATGAGTAAAACAATGAGGTGAGAAAATTAAGACATAATTTGAGGCTAGAATCGAAAGAACTAAGAACTTAGTATAAATAGATTGAACGCAGGGACGAGGAGTACACTCCTGGTAGACAGACACTACCATTTCACTATATTGATTgaaatttgttgtttttatcagAGGTGACATCATAAGGTATCTATTATTATTGTGTTAACTGGGATAGAGTCCCAGGATATACTTCTTGTTTCCTGTTTTATGTTCGTGTTCAGTATCcagtttgaataaaataaatctgcTGATAAAACAAGAATAGTGTATTGATGATTATTTGTGGCAAATATTAGCTTTTTCACAAACTGACCTTGATCTCTTATATAAGAAATTTCCCCAGTATGCATCCTACATTGTCTGATTGTTACATCTGCTTCTGACATAATTTTGCTACAACTCTTACTCTAATCTGTCTCGTTTCACACAGTACACAATGGGATTCATCATTGGAGGCACAAGTAAAAGAACATTTGCCATGAGAACATTGAAGAGAGGGGAGACATGTCGGACAAACCGATGGACAATGGAAAGGTTAATGATGGGCAGATAGAAGATGATCACTGCACAGATGTGTGAAACACAAGTATTGAGGGCCTTGAGCTGCTCCTTTCGGGATGCAATTCCCAGCACAGTCTTGAGGATCAGGAAGTAAGACACAGCAATAAGCATAAAGTCTACCATAACCCACAGTACTccaaaaaagccatatatgacatcAATTCGGTTGTCAGAGCAGGCCAACTTCATGACATCCTGGTGGAGACAGTAGGAATGGGATAATTGGCTTTTattacaatatttcaaacttctcAAAGTGAAGGGGAAGGGTAGCACTAGGAGGACACTCTTAAGGGATATCACTATTCCTATTTTGACAACTCTGATAGGAGTAAGAATGGATCTGTATCTCAGAGGGCTGTGGATGGCTAGGAAGCGGTCAAACGACATGATCAAGAGCACTGAAGATTCCACTGCTGCAAATCCATGGATGAAGAATTCTTGGGCAAAGCAGGCATTGGCAGAAATTTCAGGGGCATTGAATAAGAAGATCCTCCACATGGTGGGTAGAGAAGAGAAGGACAGGCCCATGTCAGACATGGCTAACATGGAAAGGAAGTAGTACATGGGCTCATGCAAAGAGGGCTCTGTCTTGATGACCAAAAGGATGGTGCAGTTTCCCAGAATAGCAAAAATATACATGCTACATATGGGGATAGAGATCCAGATGTGTGCATATTCCAGCCCTGGCATCCCAACCAAGAAGAAGGTGGTGATTTCAACATCCGATGTATTAATAATGGACATCATACATTTAAAGGACTCTGCAATGAAACAGAGATTCTTGAGTTGGTAAAATATGAATATCTGGAAATTTGCTAGAAAAAAATGCAGTTGTTGAAATTTCTGGCTCTTTTTAAGCTCTCTTTTGGAAGAATACAATATTTATGTGACTATCATATAGTGAGAAGTCGATGCCAATTTAGACTAAAATCTGCCTGtagaatacatgaagaaaatttcTTTTGGCCATATTTTTCCTATAGAAAAACTAGAAATTCATTTTGTATTCAgatattaatttaatttcattttccctttaaaatattagtaaactctAGTCAAGTAATGTGGAAATACTaatatttccctttaaaatattagtaaactctAGTCCAGTAATGTGTAATTCCCTATTTCTTGCTTTCACATTACAGGTAAGAAGTTGggtaaaatatatgatttctaaAATGACACTATGAAGGCAAAAGAATCTCACAACCCAGTATCTTCCTACCTATGCCACAAAAATATTCTTTCACAAACTACCCTTAGTTCTATTCCCTGCCATCTGAAAATTGttggttatttaaaaatgcttttaaaaattcccacTGTTTCCAAATCCTGTATATATTTGTAAGGGCAGTTACTGCAGAGATTATTGGCGTATTATGTCTCATGTTTTCCTGACCTGGAATTTGTGATCACTTGTGTAGTGTTGACAGAAGAATGATATTAATGATATAGTATCACAATTTAAGAGAATCTGAATTCTGTTGAAGAATGATTTCCTATTTACATAGTCTCCAAAGGACAATTTTCCCAGAGATATGGCCTTTGGAGTCTTCTTCCTTTTGTATATGAAGTTGTATGTGGTtgattgccaaaaaaaaaaaaaaaagagtgaaaacaaaatagatgagGATATCTGAGTACTTACCAAAAAGCAGACATTTTGGAGAACACTTCTGAGAGTAGCTGAAGGATTCCAACAAAGTCCCAGAAGTTACCCAAGGCACTTCCTTATATATAAAGCcttgcctctttttctctttctcagtcttgTACCTGCCCAAGGGGCACTGAACCCTTGGGGAATTCCAACCAGTACAAGTCTTTTCTGAGAATAAGAATAAACTTGTGCAGATGCAATAAATACACAGAGATGGTTAAtaccaaagaagtgaaataagTATCTAGACTTTGAATTAGGGGCCATTTTGTTTGGAGAGAGGCCTTTAATAACCAGGAGTGGTAAAGACCTGGTAAATCCTGTGAAAAGTCTCTGACACTTCCGTTGGGTTTTTGGCTCAGATATTTCTCCTCTGTTCTGAAAGGTGTCAAAGCAGAAATGCTGTGAGTTAAATCAGTGCATTCAAGGAAGTGATGTAGGACAAACACCTTATGATATACATTTTTAGCCTTCTGGTTAACTCCAGAGCCTGTATCCATCCTTCTAGATCCTTACTCCTAGACATCACTAACTAAATATCCCTTAAAATCAACTTATCCAATAGACTTCATTGTCTCCTTTTCCAATTCTGATCTCTTCTTAGGGAGCTATCTCTGTAAGAAGCCTTTATGCTTAATATTTAACAAACCTCAAATCTGAGCCCTTTAACCTCTTCTCACGCACATTTTGTTCATAGCAATAGCCAACATTTGTTGAGAATTTAAACTGTTCCacttattttcattcattattgaTGATGATTTTGAGTCCTTGGATCTTTTAAATATGACAACTACacttattatcttcattttactgatgaagaaaatgttctcaaGGAGGTCAAGTAGTCTCTCCAAGATCATTGTACAGTAGAGGTAAGGTAGGAACTCAGGTCTTCTGGATTCCAGATAACTAAGCATATTTCATGAAATGGGGATGGCCAATCAATATTTATGGAGTTATAGAtcaaatggatggtagaattttatagtattttcttcACTCTAAACTGCCTATTAGTTAATTCTAGGGATTATATGGAACATGTAACCTCACATTTGTTGAcctttcaacaaagaaaatactaaagGATTCCAGAGAAAATTCTCTTGAagcaaaaaatgtatttgtatatacactCACCTCCATTAATACAGAGTCTTGGATGAGAACTAATATTGAGTAGATCAAAGAGAGGAAGTATAACAAAGTATTACCATAACGCTCTACAATAAcctctctttaactttttgaaagtCACTTTATTTTACACAGGTCCTATTGTTTTCATCCTCCTCAGAAGATGAAAGTTCCTTTGGCTATATTGTCAGGAATTCTCCATCTTCAACTCTTGCTTAGTATCTCAACTTTCCAGTTCCTTCTCATAAAGGAGATGGCAGAGTGCATctgggtttttattattattgtgtgtGTCACAATTACAATAATGGTGTTATATGTTTATTGGCTTATTGCCCAACTTTGGAGACTGATTCCATTTATTCTATGATAATATTAATAAGCTACAACAGGGAATTTATCACAtctgttattgttattttgatatgTCCAGTCCCTAGCATGTTGAAAGGCATGTGGTAGCTTAgtagatgtttgttgaataaattaatgaatgaattgcATTGTAAAACATGGCATCTTAAATCAGATACTGTTTTTAACTTCGCTGTCTTTAGTATCTTTCCCATTTGGCTATGTTTGCTATGAAGTAAAAGGATAGATTGTGGTAAATCTAACATCTATTCATATGGACTTTTACTGTGTAAGCTggcattatttatgtttttgcatgcataatttatataatcttattttgaaagttttatcCACATATAGATTATTATTCAAAGATAGAATATTAATAGGCAATAGGATtaattatgcatatatatcaTAATTATTAACATTTGATCATATaagtttaaagcattttttaataataaaaagacattaCAGGTTAATTGAAGTTTCTTGGCTCTATGCaccaaatgttaataaaaatatgcatGTCAAACAGATGGGACAGCTTAAGCAATCCCTCAATGGAAACATATAGATAAAGTTCATTTATTAGGAAAGAACAGTTAAAACAAAGATATAACTTCAGTTATATTCAGGAAGAGGGTTTCATGACTCTTGGATAGGTGCTGTCAGTGAAAATAACATacagctaggggcacctgggtgactcagtgggttgagcctccgactttggctcaggtcatgatctcacagctcatgggttcaagccccacatcgggctctgtgctgacaagctcagagcctggcgcctgctccggattctgtgtctccctctctctctgtccctcccccactcacgttctgtctctctctctctctctccctctctctctctctcaaggataaataaacattaaaaacatttttaaaaagataacatacACCTGGATGCCTGTCTCTATTCTTAAGCATAAGATTCCAGAGATGACTATTTTTCCATAATGATTCACGATTATTACTAAATACATTGGTTTGTAATTACTCATGTAATGATGTTTGTATTTTCTGGGAACTACCCCTACAATCCCTATAGGACATCATAAGAGCTCATTTctcatgtatattttaataatcattttccTTAAGTAATGGTTTTGACATATTATTTCTCACTGATATCATTCTGCCAACTTTGGCAGTTCTAGTAGACATCTACTGGGTTTGtttgctatcattttcatttatttgtttttgtttggtttattcCAGTCCATTTCAGCAACTTTTCTAGAAAGAGAAATCCTTACTTTATATTTGCAATCACAATGTTTGAGGTAGTGTCATAGGACTAATTTTGTACATGACTAATTTTGCGATTGGCATTAAACTTGTCTCCGTGGATATAGTGTCCATTCTCTTTAGGATAGTAAGAAAGCAGTATTCAACCCCTTCCCTAGATCTCTAAGTGGAGATGATAATATGAGTTATCTCTCCTCTGTTAGATAAGATGTAAGAAGTGTCCCCACTGCTTGTTTATCCTCTTTCCTGCACTGAAGTATGCTGTAGCCACCCCCCTTGCAGGTTCCTATAACTTTTACTCCATATCCATGAGCCATTTTAATATCTAAATGCTTTGTTTTTGAGATAATATTATCTGGTTTGTTGTCACTTGTATTGGAGTGTGTACCTCACTAAAGCAAGCTTTTTGATTTTCAGAGTTGAGTGTGGATTAATGATATTCGTTTATATTAGAATTAGGTTTAAATTCAGCAGGGATTAGTGAGATCCTATAGATCTTATGAGAtcttatatatatttgatattactccatttaaaaaattaaattcttttttcaacactttaaaaaattattttagggtgagagagagagagagagagagagagagagagagaatcttaagcaggctctacactcagtacAGACCCGGACACAGGGGGTTCcatccacaaccctgggattatgacatgggccaaaatcaaaagccaggtgctcaactgactgacccatccaggtgccccttaaaaattaaattctaaagaaaGTGCTCATcaaagtgtactcttttttttttaattttttttaacatttatttatttttgagacagggagagacacagcatgaacaggggagggtcagagagagagggagacacagaatcagaaacaggctccaggctctgagctgtcagcacagagcccgacgcggggcttgaactcacagaccgcgagatcatgacctgagctgaagccggatgcctaaccgactgagccacccaggcgccccaagataagtgtactcttaatcccctttacctatttcacttATTCCTGTTTCCTCTGGTAGTgaccagtttgttctgtgtatctAAGAATCTGGGtttgtttttatctcctttttaatgtttggtcgtttgttttgtttcttaaattccatatatgagtgtttgtctttatctgactgactttttatttcacttagcattatacctttcTACAAAtaacaagatctcattcttttctttttatagctgagtaatattcttttgtatacatacatatatatatatttttttctttatcatttaccTATTAATGGACAGTTGGATTGCTTCCCTatctttgctattacaaataatgttgcaataaatataggggtgcatatctcttttcagattagtgtttttgtttattttgggtaAATATGCAGCAgcggaattactggattatatatggtaattctatttttaatttttttaggaaccttcatacttttttttccacagtggctgtaaccaatttacatccccaccaacagtgcacaggggttcttttttctctgcatccttgctaacatttgttattacttgcctttttgattttagctgttctgGTGGATATAAGGTAAAGGCTCGTGGTAATTGtgatttgcctttcccagatgattagtaatgttgagcatcttttcacatgtctgttggccatttgtatgccttttttggaaaatgtctcttcaggtcctctggtcaatttttttttaacgtttatttatttttgagacagagagagagacagagcatgaatgggggaggggcagagagagagggagacacagaatcagaagcaggctccaggctctgagccatcagcccagagcctgacatggggctctaactcatggaccgcgagattgtgacctgagctgaagtcgggcccttaacccactgagccacccaggcgcccctcctctggtcatttttaatcacattatttgtttttatgtgttgGGTTCTATAAGTTCTTGATCTGTTTTGTCTATTAAGCCCTTAAAAtacatatcatttgcaaatatcttctcccattcagtacatttccttttttttattgatagttttctttactgtgcaaaagctttttattttggattaGGGTCTAAtggtttaattttgctttgtttcctttgccatgaggatacatatgtagaaaaatgtttctatagatgatgtcaaagaaattactgcctatgttttcttctaggagtttttttggtttcatgtctcacatttagacccttaatccattttgagtttatttttgtgtatggtgtaagaaagcagccagtttcattcttttgcatatcgctgtccagttttcccaatacccatttgttaaagagattatcttttttcattgtacatttttgctttcattatgGTATTAATTGACCCCATAAGTATGGttgtatttctgggctctttgttttgttactttgatctatgggtctatttttgtgctagtaccatactattttgataaCTACcactttgtagtatattttgaaatctgggattatgatacccAGAttactccattttaaaaatgatgtctAAGTAATATTTAcatagcttttattttcctttctgttccagTTAGTTAATTTGTAGAATAGGTGAGTTCCACATTAACAGGGTTCCCCAGACATAGTTTACTTTGATTCTTTGGATTTACTATCatacattttattcatatttgcaaAATTGATTAGAaccatgttattttttaagtattacaAAGTTTATGAAAAGTAGATTGcaaatgaaatacagtaaaaatggaaaagtaCAGCAGTTTTGATGTTTTTTCACAGTGATACAGTTATGAAAGGCACATATTCACATTTGACCTAATCATCTAAGGATGGCCAAATCCACCTGTTTAGGCTTTACAACCACATGTACAGGTATCTctgtatgtaaatatttacatgtatttgcATGTACTTATTTGTTGTTCTTCTGTATATTAACAGAACAGTAATTCAACTGTATCTTTTTCATTAAAGGATGTGTAGATCTAGTCCCCTTAAGGCTACCAGTGTTCCCAAGCTATCTAAGAGGAGCCTGCTTTTCCTAGAACCTCTAGAGCAAGCATGCACATCCTTCATAAACACTTAGAACTATTTTGTTCTCTTAATCAAGGGAAATGGTGAAAGCACACTTCCAAATAAGAACGCTgatagacataaaaatatttatacttgtATTTTAGTGATTTATCATACAGCTCTTATTAAAGTGATTTCTAAGGCTATAAAGCCACTCCGTCTTCTACAGGTACAGAAAAATCATCTAGATTCCATAGCAGGGCTTTGTCAAATAGAAAATTTGCTcttaacataaaatgtttaataaacacaCCAACAACTAGGATATTCCAGGTCCTTTGCTGGGTATTGACAAAGACAGAAGTGaaactctgcttctttttttttttatttatttaaaaatatttttttaatctttatttttgagagagagagacagaatgtgagtgggggaggggtacagagagagggagacacagaatctgaagcaggctccaggctctgagctgtcagcacagagcctgacacagggctggaactcacgagacacagggcttgaactcaggaaccgtgagatcatgacctgaactgaagtcagacgcccaaccaactgcgccacccaggcacctcatgaaACTCTGCTTCTTAAGTCACTCATACATTGATTAAAAATatagacaatttaaaataaatttaaaatactgtttaaaaatttagatttaaatttaaaaatttaaaaatactattgttTAGTATCATAACAGTAGTAAACAAAGAATGTTGTGCAGACTGAGGTAAAGCATAGTTAACCAATATACACTTAAAGGAGGTCATTTGTGGAGTCTATTGCAAactattgaaaatataaataagtgaaatatctGCTTATCTatgttttgaatttaatttaaattattttatgtatgtgagACTTACCTCTCCAAACACATCTCACAGTCCTATAGGGCAGAGAATTTTTAATAGATTATATGAATTgctgatcacacacacacacacatacacacacacacacacacaaacgcataCACACTAGATATTCAGAACTTGCTAATTCTTTTGTGGGTAAGTGTGTGAGCTTAATCTTCCAGCACATTTTAGTCACTGCTGATTATGCCTGTGATAATTAAAGCCACagacatgttattttattttttttctatttttgtttagaatcatattttaaaaatcttttaagtccTAATTAGGACTGCACTGCTATTAAGGTTGATAGATAGGTGGTTGCATAGAGAAATAGCAATCAGAAAAGAGGTGGGACAATTAGATATAAGAAGACCATGCCTAACGCCTAAGACATCTTATCTAGACTTTGTTGCTGCTTAATTCAATCAATAACTTGACATTTGAGGGCCTACTTAGTATAGGCAGTGTAGCTTTGCGTTCAGTCTATTCTGTCATTACTATCTTCAGGTTCCTACAATTGTTCAGAAATTGCTGAGTTGAGTTTTCATT includes these proteins:
- the LOC125177172 gene encoding olfactory receptor 51A4, which codes for MMSIINTSDVEITTFFLVGMPGLEYAHIWISIPICSMYIFAILGNCTILLVIKTEPSLHEPMYYFLSMLAMSDMGLSFSSLPTMWRIFLFNAPEISANACFAQEFFIHGFAAVESSVLLIMSFDRFLAIHSPLRYRSILTPIRVVKIGIVISLKSVLLVLPFPFTLRSLKYCNKSQLSHSYCLHQDVMKLACSDNRIDVIYGFFGVLWVMVDFMLIAVSYFLILKTVLGIASRKEQLKALNTCVSHICAVIIFYLPIINLSIVHRFVRHVSPLFNVLMANVLLLVPPMMNPIVYCVKRDRLE